The Methylobacterium currus genome contains a region encoding:
- a CDS encoding response regulator, translating to MKGQERPDPLRVLVVEDEYFIADDISRALIRHGAEVIGPVPTLQEARTLMVSHSIDLAVLDINLRGELVYPLVAELSRRGVPVVFATGYDTAAIPADYGAIPAWSKPFDYNALADVLPGLRRA from the coding sequence ATGAAAGGACAGGAGAGGCCCGATCCCCTTCGGGTTCTCGTGGTCGAGGACGAGTATTTCATCGCCGACGACATCTCGCGGGCGCTGATCCGGCACGGCGCCGAGGTGATCGGCCCGGTGCCGACGCTCCAGGAGGCCCGGACCCTCATGGTGTCGCATTCCATCGATCTCGCGGTCCTGGACATCAACCTGCGGGGCGAGCTCGTCTATCCGCTGGTCGCCGAGCTGAGCCGACGCGGCGTGCCGGTGGTCTTCGCCACCGGCTACGATACCGCGGCGATCCCGGCCGATTACGGTGCGATCCCGGCCTGGTCCAAGCCTTTCGACTACAACGCTCTTGCCGACGTGCTGCCCGGCCTGCGCCGCGCCTGA